One stretch of Bacillus spongiae DNA includes these proteins:
- a CDS encoding DUF2768 domain-containing protein — protein MWISFASMGFMFFSILIIYLSRYKFSSKLLKFFTALIAYFFMFIGGLTMIYIVFSGPTG, from the coding sequence ATGTGGATATCTTTTGCCTCCATGGGTTTTATGTTTTTTTCAATCTTAATTATTTATTTGAGTAGGTACAAGTTTTCATCTAAACTTTTAAAGTTTTTTACAGCTCTTATCGCCTACTTTTTCATGTTTATTGGTGGGTTGACGATGATATATATTGTTTTTAGTGGCCCTACCGGATAA